One Mycolicibacterium rufum genomic window, ATCACCATGGTCGTGCGCAGCCGGAACGAACATCGGCGTCATCAGCGTGTGCGTGTAGAAGTCGCCCTCGAAGCGGAGCGGGACGTCGTCGCGCCAGCAGGACCAGATCGCCCGCATCGCCGCGACGAACTCGCGCATCCGCGCCACCGGAGCGCCCCAGGGCATGCTGAACCGCCGCTCGATATGCGGTTTGATCTGGGATCCGAGCCCGAGCAGGATTCGGCCGTGCGAGTACTCCTGCAGGTCCCAGCCGATCTGCGCGACGGTCATCGGGTTGCGCGCGAACGCGACCGCGATGCTGGTGCCCAGGTCGATGCGACGGGTGTGCTCGGCGGCGAGCGTCAACGGCAGGAAGGGATCGTGATCGATCTCGGCCGTCCAGCATCCGTCGTAGCCGCGCCGCTCGAGGGTGCGGGCCGCGCCGGGCACCTGCGCGAGCCGCCCCACGACGGCCGCGTCCACCTTGACTCCGGCGACCGGGGAGGCGGTCAACGCCCGGACGCCCGGTAGGCCGCCACGATCGGTTCGAGTTCGTCGGGTGTCGCGCCGTGCATGATCACCGCGTCGGCGCCGTAGTCGAACTCCTTGCGCAGGCGATCGACACACTGCGCCGCCGTGCCGGTGGCCGCGGGTTCGAGCCACTCGTCGGGAAGGAGCGTCGCGATGTGCTCGATCTGTTCGGCGGTGGCCTTGTGGTCGATGCCCCCGGGGATCGATTGCACCACCGCATCGTCGCGGAAGCGTTGCAGCACAGCAGGATCCCACCCGTTGGTGCTCACCAGCAGGTCGCCGTAGCCCTGCAGGTAGGTGGCCAGCCGGGCCACCGTCTTCTTCAGCCGCAGCTCTTCGGGCAGATGGTCTCCCACCGTCGCGAAGCAGGACCACACCCGGACGTCGGCCGGGTTGCGGCCCGCCTGCTCGGCGGCGTCCTTGACGGTCGCGACGGCGCGTTGCAGGGTCTCGGGGGTGAAGTAGGTGTGGAGGATGACGTCGTCGAACAGGCGGCCGCCCAGCGCGAGGGTCTGCGGACCGAACGCGACGATCGCCAGCCGGATGTCTTCGCGGAAATCGGAGTCGAGGAACAGCAGCGGGTACGTCCCCATCGGGCCGTCGTGGCCGACGATCAGTTCGCCCTGCCACAGCCTGCGCATCACCTGCGCGAAGTCGGCCATCTGCGCAGTCGTCACCGCCGGTACCCCGAACGCGTTGTACATCGCCGCGATGCCGCGTCCGATCCCGAGGGTGAACCGGCCCCCCGACAGGCGGTGCATCGTGGTGGCCCACGACCCGGTGATCAGCGGATGCCGGGTGTTGTGGTTCGTGGCGGCGGTGGCGATCCGCATGCGCGCCGTGACGGCCAACGCGGCGCCCGTCAGCGACGAGGCCTCCTTGACGTTCCAGCGCTCGGAGATAAAGCCCGTGCCGAAGCCGAGTTCCTCGCCGCGGCGGGCCTCGTCCATGAGTCCCGCCGGGCCGTCCCCGCCCGCACCGGCCAGCAGATAGAAGCCGAGCTCGTCGAGCACCTCATTGCCTCCCCGGGTCGCTTCGCCCACCTCGTGACCGGTCACGCCCAGACTCCTTGTTCGTAGCCGCAGTTCCAGACCTCGGTGATCCTGCCATCGACGACGCGGAAGATCTCCATACTGCCGACGGTGGTCTCCAGGCCGTCGGTGAGCCGCATCGGCGCCTGGTAGACGACCGCCACGTGCTCCCCGTCGTCGCCGGCCACGACCAGGTGCAGGTCGAACCGGATCGTCTCGAACATCGCGAGATGGTCGACCACGCGCGCCACCGCTTGCTCATGGGTCAACGTGACGGCCTCACCGACCCCGTGCCGAATCACCGTCTCGCCGAGCAGTTCCCCGGCCAGGCCGATGTCGCGCTGATTCCACACCACGAGGTGGTACAGCTCCACCACCTCGCGTGCGGTACGGATCATCAGGAGACCATACAACTCAGCCCTGGGTGTTCACTCCGGATATCGCGCCGGTCTAGAGTCCAACCCATGTCGCAGCCGAATCAGTTCACCGTCCCCGGTGCCGCCGACGCCGTCGCCCGGGTCATCGGTGACCGCGAGTTCATCATCCAGGGCGACCGACGTCTGACCCATGCGCAGCTCGCCGAGCGGTCGAACCGGTTCGCCAGGTTCCTGCACGCCCAGGGGCTGGGGTGCCACACCGAGCGCGCCGAATTACCCGGTCATGAGGTAGGACAGGATCTGCTCGGCATCTACGCCCACAACGGCCCCGAATATGTGGAGGGGATGCTGGGCGCGTGGCGCGCCCGCGTCGCCCCGTTCAACGTCAACTACCGGTACGTCAAGAGCGAGTTGCAGTATCTGCTGTCGGACTCGGGGGCCACCGCGCTGCTCTACCACGCGGCGTTCGCCCCGCGCCTGGCCGAGGTGCTTGCCGATGTGCCGGGCCTGCGCATCCTGGTTCAGATCGCCGACGACTCCGGCAACGAATTGTTGCCCGGTGCCGTCGATTACGAGTCGATCGTCGGGCACGGCCCCGCTGATCCACCCCCCGTCGATCCGTCGCCCGACGATCTCTACGTGCTGTACACCGGCGGAACCACCGGCATGCCCAAAGGCGTGCTGTGGCGCCAGCACGACATCTTCATGACGTCCTTCGGCGGGCGCAGTCTCTACACCGGCGAGGCAGCGCGCTCGTACGACGACATCGCCGCCCGCTGCGCCGAGAACCCGGGCACCACGCTGATGGTGTTGCCCCCGCTGATGCACGGTGCCGCGCAGTGGGCGGTCCTGACCGCGATGACGACCGGGCAGTCGGTGGTCTTCTCCGCAGTCACCGACCATCTCGACGTCGCCGACGTGGTGCACACCATCGAGCGGGAGAAGGTGTTGGCCGTGACCGTGGTCGGCGACGCGATGGCGCGACCGCTGGCCGACGCGTTCGAGCGGACGGAGGCCGATCTATCGTCGCTGGCGGTGGTCGCCAACGGCGGGGCTCAACTCACTCCGACCGCCAAGCAACGGCTGATCGATGCGAAGCCGAATCTGATGGTGGTCGACGGCGTCGGTTCCTCGGAGACCGGTGCGCAGATGACCCACATGTCAGGCCAGGGGGCGGTGTCGACGGGCACGTTCACCGCGGGTCCCGACACGTTCGTCGCCGCCGAGGATCTCGGCACGCTGCTCGAACCGGGCCACGACGGGATGGGCTGGCTCGCGCAGCGCGGGTACGTCCCGCTGGGGTACAAGGGTGACCCGGTGAAGACCGCGGCCACGTTCCCGGTCATCGACGGCGTCCGCTACTCGGTGCCGGGCGACCGCGCCCGCCACCTCGCCGACGGCTCGATCGAGCTGCTCGGCCGCGACTCGGTGACCATCAACTCGGGCGGCGAGAAGATCTTCGCCGAGGAGGTGGAGTCGGCCGTCGCGTCGCACCCCGCTGTCGCCGACGTCGTGGTGGCCGGGCGGCCGAGTGAGCGTTGGGGACAGGAGGTCGTCGCGGTCGTCGCGCTCGCCGAGGGCGCCGACGCGTCCGCCCAGGAACTCATCGACCATTCGGCCCAGGTGATCGCGCGGTACAAACTGCCCAAGGCGGTGGTGTTCCGGCCCGTCATCGAACGCAGCCCGGCGGGCAAGGCCGACTACCGCTGGGCCCGGGAGCAGGCGATCAGCGGGAACTGAGCCGCGAAAACAGCGGTGCGACCGCCTGATTCAGGCGATCGCACCGCTGTTCTTCGGGCTGAGGGTCAGACCGCGACCTCGCACGTCGACGACCCGTCGAGCACGCACAGCGGCTGGCTGGCGCCCAGCAGCGCACCGGACTCCGCGCCGGCGGCGCTGAGCAGGTTGAAGTTCTGGTTGCCGTCGAACGGGCTGTAGTAGTTGTAGTCGCCGAGCTCCTTGGCCGCGTCGTAGTTCTTGAACGCCGGGATTCCGCCGAACGGGGTGACGTATTGGAAGGAGATCTTGCTCTTGCCCGAGTCGGTGGGCAGCGCGTAGTACGCCTCGCCGAACCCGGTGGTGCCGGTGTAGCTGAAGTTGAACACCGATCCGACCGGCGGGACCTTGCCCGCCTCCGGACCGACGCCCGAATCTTCCGCCACGTCGACGATGCCGGTGACCAGTACGGCCTCGGAGCTATTCCCGGCGAGATTCCACTGCTTGGTCACGTCGGCATTGACCTTGCCGAGGTACTTGCCGGCCGAGTCGTAGACCTCGTATTGCTGATAGCCCTGGACGATGGCCTCGCGTGGCGGGAGGCCGTTGACTCCGGAGTACTGCAGCTCGCCGACGGGCTTGAGGCTGTAGCCGGTGCCGTTGCGACCCGGAACGTCCAGCGACGTCCGGACCGGCGGCGCGGCGGCGTCGAAGCGGAACTGCAGATCCAGGGTGTCCACCCTGCCCGACCTCTTCGTATCGACCAGGATCGTCTTGATCACGTTCGAGTTCGGCCGCGCGTCCGGCTTGGCGTAGTACAGCAGGTAGTCGCCGGGATCCTCAGTCCAGTAGATGATGTTGTAGATCGTGCCTTCCGGCGGGATCTGACCGGCCCCGACACCGACGAGGTCGCCCTCGGCCTCGGTGACCAGGATGGCCTCGCTGGTGGTGCCCCAGAAGTCGGACGTGACGGTCACGACGCCCTTGAAGGTGCCGATGAGATCGTCGGTCTCCGCGTCGTAGACGCCGAAGGTGTTGGCTCCCTGGATGGCGTTGAACAGCGGCTGATAGGCCGCGTACGCCGTCCACGGGGTCGTGTTGCTGATCGGCTTGATGTAGTAGCCGTCCTGGGTGTAGATCGGCCGGTTCACGCCCTCGTTGTCGTACAGGAAATCGGCCGAGCTGAACTTGATCCGGAAGGGGTCCGCGTTGAGCGGGAGCGTGAAGTTGGATGTCACGAACTTGTAGGTGACGACATCGTCCCCGTCCGGGTTGTCCAGAGCGGAGTAGACGTTCCCGTACTTGCCGTTGCTGACGCTGGCGAACACCGACCCGGGAGCCGGGATGTCCTTGAAGTCAGTTCCGTACTCGACGCCGTCCCCGAAATCGGCGTCGGTGACGAGGATCTGCAGCAGCCGGTTGCCGGAGCCGACGTCGTTGTTGTAGGTCACCAGACCGTGGATGGTGGCGACCGTGGCGCCGTTCTCGTCCACGAGGTCGAAGTCCTGTGTGCCCTGCACGATGCCCGGGAAGGCGGGGACCATCGTGTACGAGCCGTAGAACTGCGTGATGGTCGGCTCCCCGACGGGAACCACCTCGTAGCCGTTCCAGTACATCGTCGGGTCGTCGGTCTGCGCGGCGGCGAGCTCGCGGCGCGATGCTGCGGCGGCCACCCACGCGAACGGCGAGTTCGCCGCCGGCGACGTCGGCGCGTTGCCGCTGAAGATGTCGAGGAATCGCTTGAACAGTGTGGCCAGCGGACCCTGGGACACCGTGGTGTCGGTCGCTTCCGCGGTGTCCGTCGGGACGGCGGTCGCGGTGGTCTCCGGGGTCTGCGCGGCGGTCGACACGGCCACCAGGGTGGAGGCCGTCTTGGTCGTCTCCGGAGCGTCGACGGTGATGCTCGCCAGCAGAGACTTCAACGGCTTCTTGGCCGGCGCCTCGGTCGCGTCGGGGCTGTCGGCGTCGTCGGCCGACGTGGTCGGGGACGCCTCGGCCGGCTTCCAGGACCACCGCGGCTTCTTCGGCGGGGTCTTGCCGGCCTCGGCCGGGTCGTCGGTGCCGTCGGTGGGCGTCTGCTCGGCGCCGTCGGACGGGGTTTCCGGGGTGGCGTCGGGGTCCTCGGTCTCCGTGCCCGGCTTGGGCTTGTGACCACCGAACAGGTCCGACCACAGGGTGTGCCGGTCCTTCTTGCCCGTGCCGGTGGTGGTGGCGTCGTCGGCGTCGGTGTCGGTCGAGTCGTTGGCCGACGAGGTCGCGTCGGTGCCGGACTTGGTGTCGGTGGACTTGGTATCGGTCGACCCGGTATCGGTGGACTTGGCGGTGGTCGACTCGGAGGTGGAGTTCGACCCCGAGGTGCTCCCGGTTCCCGAGGCGCCGCCCGACGCCGAAGAGTCCCCGTCGGTGGAGGCGTAGGCGACTCCGTGGCCCGTGAAGACGGCGGCCCCTACTCCGAGGGCGACAGCCAGTCCTCCGATGCGACCGACGTACGAACCAGCATTCATTGCAATCCCCCAGGGGCTACCAGCGACATGTGACCGAAACTATACAAGTCGGGACGGCCTCGACCGCCTGTTTCCGACCTCATCCAGAAAACTTTCGCATTTTTGCTGAGCGGCGTCCATACCCCGCTCGCTCCACCGTGGCTCAGAGCGCCCGCCGCGGGAGGTCGAACGCGTCGTAGACGTAGGCCAGATCGTTCTGGATGCGCTCGGCGCTCAGCCCGAACCGGTCCGGGGCGTGCTGATGCTTGCTCTTGTAGGAGCGCTGCTTCTCGGCCTGGGCGCGCACCTCGTCGAGGAAGGCGGCGGTCGGCTCGATCTCGGCGAACTCGCAGATCCGGGCGATCGTCGGCTCGAGATTCTGGATCAGGTCGGGATAGCGCACCACGCAGAGGTTCTTCTCGGGGATCTCCCCGGAGACGTAGGCGTCGTAGAACACCCGCAGCATCGCGCAGGACGCCTGGTAGAGGTTCTCCACCCAGCGCGCCTGATCCTCGGCGCTGGTGCGGTTGAAGGCGTCGTACCCGTTCTCCAGCACGCTCGCGATCAACGACATCCCCGACGGAATGACCTCGACCGGATCCCGGACGATGTAGACGAGCTTGCAGTCCGGGTAGCGCTGCAGCACCTCGTCGAGCCGGAACGTCAGCATGCTCGTCTTGGCGAGGATGCGACGGTCCTTCTTGTAGTACAGATTCCTTCGCCAGAGCTCTTCGTAGTAACGGAAGAACCGTTCCTTCTCCTGCTCGGTGACCCCGTCGATGCCGAAGCAGCGTCGCGACAAATCGCTGCCCCAGGTGTCCTGCCAGGCCAGGAAGTAGGCCCAGGCGAACGGTCCGTCGAGCGTGTGGAAGAACCAGGCCGGGTCGTCGGTCTCGATGCCTCGCAGGCTGGTGTCGTGCACGTCCGAGGGGTGGTATCGCGCGGGTGACAGCCGGTCCAGCCGCGGCACGATGCGCCCGAGCAGCTTGCGCGCGGTGATCGCCGGGAAGAGCATCTCCCACAGTTCGAACGCGGCCAGATCGCCGGTGCCGAGCAGGAAGCGGTGCAGGAACGTGGTGCCGCTGCGCGGGTTGCCGATGATGAAGATGGGTCGGTCGAGGGGCTCCTCGCGGTACTTCGGGAAAACGAGCCGATCCAGGCCCATGGTCACCGCGGACAGTCCCGCACGCACCTGCAGGATGAGGAACGTGCCGAGCGGCCGCAGCCACAGCCCGAACGTCTTGTTGATGACCCGGTAGACGCGGAGATAGCGCCCCATTCAGCCCTCCCAGACCGCGGCGGCACCGACGATGGTGAAACCGGCTGCGGCACTTGCCATCACGATCTTGTCGCCGGGTACCACGGTGCCATGGTTGAGGCGGTACTCCAGCGCGAGCGCCCAGGCGGTGCTCGCGGTGTTCCCGTACAGCGAATGGGTGTGGATGCAGGCCTGGGGGCGCGCGCCCAGTTCGGTGAACACCCGCTCCAGCACCGCCTCGCTGGGCTGATGGAACGCGTAGTGGTCGATCTCCTCCGACGACCACCCCAGGTCGGAGAGCATCTCGCGGATCAGCGGCGGCACATGCACCGACAGCGCGAAGAGCTCCTTCGACTTCGAGGTGAAGTGGCCGTCGATCGGCGTCTTGCACAGGTCGTAGTGCTCACACAGCGTCTTGTGGAAGATCCCCTCCAGACGGGCGCTGCCTCCCGCCAGCGGTTCCCGCGAGACCAGCATCGCGACAGCCGCATTGCCCAGCGTCAGGCCCGCGGCGAACACCGCGACGTCCTGCAGCGAGCCCATGTCATAGGTGATCCGGTCGCGGGTCAGTTCGCCCGAGCAGATCAGCGCGGTCGTCATCTCCGGATGCAGCGCGAAGTACCCGGCCACGGTGTGCATCGCTTCGATCAGTCCGGCGCACGCGCACGTCACATCGGTCGCGTGCAGTGGCCGGGCGCCCAGAAGTCCCGCCACCTCGGCCGCGGTGGCCGGCTCGAAGTTGGCGCGCGCGATCCCCCCGTAGACGACGAGATCGAGGTCGGTCGCCGCCACCCCGTTCTGCTCCAGGCAGGCCGTTGCCGCACTGGCCGCGAACTCGGCGGGCATCAGCGTCGTGCTCTGGTCGAGGTAGCGGGTCTTGGTGTTGCACCGATCGAAGACGTAACGAATGGTTTGCTCGACGCCCTCCCACTCGCCCGCGGGACCTGTGAACTGGTCGCGAACGATGCTCAGCACCTCGTCGTTGTCCATCGCCTTCTCAGGCAACACGGAGACCGGCCGAGAGAAGTAAAGAGTTGGAAGCGTCAT contains:
- a CDS encoding TIGR03857 family LLM class F420-dependent oxidoreductase, with the protein product MELRLRTRSLGVTGHEVGEATRGGNEVLDELGFYLLAGAGGDGPAGLMDEARRGEELGFGTGFISERWNVKEASSLTGAALAVTARMRIATAATNHNTRHPLITGSWATTMHRLSGGRFTLGIGRGIAAMYNAFGVPAVTTAQMADFAQVMRRLWQGELIVGHDGPMGTYPLLFLDSDFREDIRLAIVAFGPQTLALGGRLFDDVILHTYFTPETLQRAVATVKDAAEQAGRNPADVRVWSCFATVGDHLPEELRLKKTVARLATYLQGYGDLLVSTNGWDPAVLQRFRDDAVVQSIPGGIDHKATAEQIEHIATLLPDEWLEPAATGTAAQCVDRLRKEFDYGADAVIMHGATPDELEPIVAAYRASGR
- a CDS encoding nuclear transport factor 2 family protein; amino-acid sequence: MIRTAREVVELYHLVVWNQRDIGLAGELLGETVIRHGVGEAVTLTHEQAVARVVDHLAMFETIRFDLHLVVAGDDGEHVAVVYQAPMRLTDGLETTVGSMEIFRVVDGRITEVWNCGYEQGVWA
- a CDS encoding acyl-CoA synthetase gives rise to the protein MSQPNQFTVPGAADAVARVIGDREFIIQGDRRLTHAQLAERSNRFARFLHAQGLGCHTERAELPGHEVGQDLLGIYAHNGPEYVEGMLGAWRARVAPFNVNYRYVKSELQYLLSDSGATALLYHAAFAPRLAEVLADVPGLRILVQIADDSGNELLPGAVDYESIVGHGPADPPPVDPSPDDLYVLYTGGTTGMPKGVLWRQHDIFMTSFGGRSLYTGEAARSYDDIAARCAENPGTTLMVLPPLMHGAAQWAVLTAMTTGQSVVFSAVTDHLDVADVVHTIEREKVLAVTVVGDAMARPLADAFERTEADLSSLAVVANGGAQLTPTAKQRLIDAKPNLMVVDGVGSSETGAQMTHMSGQGAVSTGTFTAGPDTFVAAEDLGTLLEPGHDGMGWLAQRGYVPLGYKGDPVKTAATFPVIDGVRYSVPGDRARHLADGSIELLGRDSVTINSGGEKIFAEEVESAVASHPAVADVVVAGRPSERWGQEVVAVVALAEGADASAQELIDHSAQVIARYKLPKAVVFRPVIERSPAGKADYRWAREQAISGN
- a CDS encoding sulfotransferase family protein, which produces MGRYLRVYRVINKTFGLWLRPLGTFLILQVRAGLSAVTMGLDRLVFPKYREEPLDRPIFIIGNPRSGTTFLHRFLLGTGDLAAFELWEMLFPAITARKLLGRIVPRLDRLSPARYHPSDVHDTSLRGIETDDPAWFFHTLDGPFAWAYFLAWQDTWGSDLSRRCFGIDGVTEQEKERFFRYYEELWRRNLYYKKDRRILAKTSMLTFRLDEVLQRYPDCKLVYIVRDPVEVIPSGMSLIASVLENGYDAFNRTSAEDQARWVENLYQASCAMLRVFYDAYVSGEIPEKNLCVVRYPDLIQNLEPTIARICEFAEIEPTAAFLDEVRAQAEKQRSYKSKHQHAPDRFGLSAERIQNDLAYVYDAFDLPRRAL
- a CDS encoding 3-oxoacyl-ACP synthase III family protein; this translates as MPEKAMDNDEVLSIVRDQFTGPAGEWEGVEQTIRYVFDRCNTKTRYLDQSTTLMPAEFAASAATACLEQNGVAATDLDLVVYGGIARANFEPATAAEVAGLLGARPLHATDVTCACAGLIEAMHTVAGYFALHPEMTTALICSGELTRDRITYDMGSLQDVAVFAAGLTLGNAAVAMLVSREPLAGGSARLEGIFHKTLCEHYDLCKTPIDGHFTSKSKELFALSVHVPPLIREMLSDLGWSSEEIDHYAFHQPSEAVLERVFTELGARPQACIHTHSLYGNTASTAWALALEYRLNHGTVVPGDKIVMASAAAGFTIVGAAAVWEG